From the genome of Spinacia oleracea cultivar Varoflay chromosome 2, BTI_SOV_V1, whole genome shotgun sequence, one region includes:
- the LOC130467846 gene encoding uncharacterized protein produces MAGDDPTPLPPSTHPALTVSNIKTFIPVMLELESSQYGSWAELFQIHARAFLVLDHIIPPTDPTAAPTVDKALWSRIDAIVLQWIYGTISNDLLHTIIEPGSTAQEAWDRLRELFQNNKNSRAVHLEHKFSTIAMADFPNATAYCQQLKMLADQLANVGAPVSNHRMVLRLVAGLPGEYRNVASQIQHKDPLPLFPVARSMLLLEEDTLNASAAIEASAMVAATNDTHDHRDNGNNNYHGGRGNRNNYRGKKGGGRGGGRGNSDHRGHGGRGKGGSVRGGGHGGHGGTPNQPQQQGWAQPQQLFFPWMQHWAPPCPYPTNHWARPSGPANQQAGILGPRPAQAFTAAGPSYCPTDIDHAMHTMSLHQPDPNWYMDTGATSHMTSNQGLQDGDASHEM; encoded by the exons ATGGCTGGCGATGACCCAACTCCTTTGCCTCCTTCTACACACCCTGCCCTTACTGTAAGCAACATCAAAACCTTCATTCCCGTTATGTTGGAGCTCGAATCATCCCAATATGGGTCGTGGGCTGAACTATTTCAGATTCATGCTAGGGCTTTCCTCGTCCTCGACCACATCATTCCACCAACTGATCCGACGGCTGCACCAACGGTGGACAAGGCTCTCTGGTCTCGTATTGATGCCATTGTTCTCCAATGGATATACGGGACGATTTCTAACGACCTCCTTCACACTATCATTGAGCCTGGTTCCACTGCACAAGAAGCATGGGATCGTTTGCGAGAACTCTTCCAAAACAACAAAAACTCGCGAGCGGTTCACTTGGAGCATAAGTTCTCGACGATTGCTATGGCCGACTTCCCTAATGCCACGGCCTACTGTCAGCAACTCAAAATGCTTGCTGATCAACTAGCCAACGTTGGCGCCCCGGTATCCAACCACCGCATGGTCCTCCGCCTTGTCGCCGGTCTCCCGGGTGAGTATCGTAATGTTGCATCTCAAATTCAGCACAAAGATCCTCTTCCTTTATTTCCTGTTGCTCGTTCTATGTTGTTATTGGAAGAAGATACTTTAAACGCTAGTGCCGCCATCGAGGCCTCCGCGATGGTGGCTGCCACAAATGATACCCATGACCACCGTGATAATGGTAACAATAATTACCACGGTGGCCGTGGGAATCGCAACAATTACAGGGGGAAAAAGGGAGGTGGCCGTGGTGGCGGTCGCGGAAATTCAGACCACCGTGGGCATGGTGGTCGTGGCAAGGGAGGCAGTGTCCGTGGTGGTGGCCACGGTGGCCACGGTGGGACGCCCAACCAGCCACAGCAACAAGGTTGGGCTCAGCCACAACAACTCTTCTTTCCATGGATGCAACATTGGGCCCCTCCATGCCCATATCCAACCAACCATTGGGCTCGTCCATCAGGCCCAGCTAATCAGCAGGCTGGTATTCTTGGCCCAAGGCCAGCACAGGCTTTCACTGCGGCAGGGCCTTCTTATTGCCCAACGGACATCGATCATGCAATGCACACTATGTCTCTTCACCAACCCGATCCTAATTGGTACATGGACACCGGTGCCACTTCCCACATGACGTCTAATCAAG GACTACAAGACGGGGACGCATCTCATGAGATGTGA
- the LOC110784999 gene encoding LOW QUALITY PROTEIN: probable plastidic glucose transporter 1 (The sequence of the model RefSeq protein was modified relative to this genomic sequence to represent the inferred CDS: substituted 1 base at 1 genomic stop codon), whose protein sequence is MIISIYVTLLYYGLLFCNGFTYLSYMQVLKFPSLYFINPIKKFTRWRTMLYIASIPRFLLTVGMHFAVDSPRWLCKMGRLDDAKSIVRNLWGPSEVDDAIEEIQSVLNGSEGDINTNWLELFEEPNYKVALTGGALFLLQQFAGINGVLYFSSLTFQDVGITNAALASYVGLTNFAGDLSAFYLIDKQGRRRLLIGSYLGMDLSMFLTAYAISFSDEDVSRNLXILGTLGYMYSFAIGAGPVTGIIIPELSSSRMRGKIMSFSFSVH, encoded by the exons ATGATAATTTCTATCTATGTAACCTTGCTATATTATGGTTTGCTATTTTGTAATGGTTTCACATACTTAAGCTACATGCAGGTCCTCAAATTTCCGAGTCTTTATTTCATTAACCCTATAAAAAAATTTACTAGGTGGAGGACAATGCTTTACATTGCAAGCATCCCCAGGTTTCTTCTTACAGTTGGTATGCATTTTGCAGTGGATAGCCCGCGCTGGCTATGCAAA ATGGGGAGACTTGACGACGCTAAATCTATTGTTCGTAACCTTTGGGGTCCTTCAGAAGTTGATGATGCTATAGAAGAGATTCAGTCAGTATTGAATGGAAGTGAGGGAGATATCAACACGAACTGGTTGGAGCTCTTCGAGGAGCCAAACTATAAAG TTGCACTTACAGGAGGTGCTCTTTTTCTGCTGCAACAATTTGCAGGAATAAATGGCGTCCTGTATTTTTCATCTCTGACCTTTCAAGATGTTGGGATTACAAATGCTGCTTTAGCAAGCTATGTTGGTCTCACCAACTTTGCAG GGGATCTTTCTGCGTTTTACTTGATTGATAAGCAAGGAAGAAGAAGACTACTCATTGGAAGTTATTTAGGAATG GATTTGTCGATGTTTCTTACAGCATATGCCATCAGCTTCTCAGATGAAGATGTCAGTCGCAACTTATGAATCCTGGGTACATTAGG GTACATGTACTCCTTTGCAATTGGAGCTGGCCCAGTAACTGGCATTATTATTCCAGAGCTTAGCAGCAGTAGGATGCGAGGGAAAATTATGAGTTTCAGTTTCTCTGTCCATTGA